A single region of the Saprospiraceae bacterium genome encodes:
- a CDS encoding Gfo/Idh/MocA family oxidoreductase has product MEKFNINRRRFLQTASATLAYSALGARGLHLINPQQPIKVGLIGTGWYGKSDLFRLIQVAPVEVVSLCDVDKNLLAKAAELTSQRQKSGKVPRTYTDYRKMLAEGDLDIVLIGTPDHWHALQCIDAVKAGAHVYVQKPISVDVMEGEAMVAAARKYNKVVQVGTQRKSTPHLIDAKKKIVDAGLLGKVSHVEMCCYYHMRANGNPAVEPVPDFFDYEMWTGPAPLRPYDGLPHIRWWRTFQEYGNGIMGDMCVHMLDTVRWMLGLGWPKRISSTGGIYVQKEGKSNIADTQSAVFEYDELNCVWQHRSWGTPADKDYPWSFKLFGEKGTLSGSTMQYDFVPYGDGDPIHQDVLFEKEKYPEDLTEERIELNAAPATRLHMLDFLDAIDKKSRPIADIEEGHISTASCILANMSMELGRPLVYDPIKRKVVKDREATKLLERAYRKPWEHPNPDKV; this is encoded by the coding sequence ATGGAAAAATTTAATATCAATCGCCGTCGTTTTCTTCAAACGGCTTCCGCCACCTTGGCTTATTCGGCCCTGGGTGCCAGAGGTCTCCACCTCATCAACCCGCAACAACCTATCAAAGTAGGACTTATCGGAACGGGCTGGTATGGCAAAAGCGATCTCTTTCGGTTGATCCAGGTCGCCCCGGTAGAAGTGGTTTCTTTGTGTGATGTAGACAAAAACCTTTTGGCAAAAGCGGCCGAGTTGACTAGCCAGCGCCAAAAATCGGGCAAAGTCCCACGTACTTATACCGATTATCGCAAAATGTTAGCGGAAGGAGATTTGGATATTGTCCTCATTGGAACACCTGATCACTGGCATGCCTTGCAATGCATCGATGCCGTCAAAGCAGGCGCCCATGTCTATGTCCAAAAGCCCATTAGTGTAGATGTGATGGAAGGCGAAGCGATGGTAGCCGCTGCCCGGAAATACAATAAAGTCGTACAGGTGGGTACACAGCGAAAAAGCACCCCTCACCTGATTGATGCCAAGAAAAAAATTGTAGATGCTGGGCTATTAGGAAAGGTCTCTCATGTAGAAATGTGTTGCTATTACCATATGCGTGCCAATGGCAATCCAGCGGTGGAGCCTGTTCCGGATTTTTTTGATTATGAAATGTGGACCGGCCCCGCGCCTTTAAGACCCTATGATGGCCTGCCTCATATCCGCTGGTGGAGAACTTTCCAGGAGTACGGCAATGGCATCATGGGAGATATGTGCGTACATATGTTGGATACTGTTCGTTGGATGTTAGGACTAGGCTGGCCCAAACGCATTTCCTCTACCGGAGGTATTTATGTACAAAAAGAGGGTAAGTCAAATATAGCCGACACCCAATCCGCTGTTTTCGAATACGACGAACTCAATTGCGTCTGGCAGCACCGCAGCTGGGGGACACCTGCCGATAAAGATTACCCTTGGTCTTTCAAATTGTTTGGAGAAAAAGGGACCTTGTCTGGTAGTACCATGCAATATGATTTTGTGCCTTATGGCGACGGAGACCCCATTCATCAGGATGTTTTGTTTGAAAAAGAAAAGTATCCTGAGGATTTAACAGAAGAGCGCATTGAGCTCAATGCGGCTCCGGCAACCCGCCTCCATATGCTCGACTTCCTGGATGCTATCGACAAAAAAAGTCGGCCGATAGCCGATATAGAAGAGGGCCATATTTCCACTGCAAGCTGCATCCTGGCAAATATGTCGATGGAGCTCGGACGCCCACTGGTGTACGATCCCATCAAAAGAAAAGTAGTCAAAGACCGAGAGGCGACTAAGTTGCTAGAACGTGCCTACCGAAAACCATGGGAACACCCGAATCCAGATAAGGTATAG
- a CDS encoding tetratricopeptide repeat protein gives MMIDSLEHLYTQATDGKDRVDLLIRLSEAYHDFDYPKAIALGYDALAIAKTIAYQKGVFFAYNTIGLSYNASGPIDSAYLYTKVALDLAIVLDDPYCLAIAKNNIGTYYLNQGNYPLSLQYFQEALVHDGETGEFIDPMSTYANIGIIHEELGDEKKAIDYYLKSAEAARLKGGEANLAYAQLDIGYVDCMLEKYDSALQHYQDALVIYKKLKHQNRVAETLYYIGEIYQYQKYFEKALAIQKEALQIYQQIHSVADIPSMYGVIANLYKEMERYEEAIAYYKEAIKLAQDGILTSLLPTMYKDLSMIYVDIHDYENAYHYNVMYEALKDTLFNEITHDRIAKLETTYELKVEQAENEKLINEQKHQALILGQRTLMAIGASLIALLVVIITIILYKSNRVKAKLNRDLEQKVEERTAALEAANQKLLQSNDELERFTYIASHDLKEPLRNITSFVNLMQRKLEKIADPDLQEYMGFVTRNTKQLYGLVEDILAHSRIGAQGQKTGKAIDLNVLLEEIKMGLRSMLEEKNAQIFSEELPVILGHKSELFMVLKNLVENGLKYNESPNPQVRINCKQEKDQVLFEVADNGIGIAPVYHDRIFEMFTRLNNRSIYLGSGIGLATCKKIIQKYQGEIWLESKVGKGSTFFFTLPLKKISENQVLEMK, from the coding sequence ATGATGATTGATAGCTTGGAACATCTTTATACCCAAGCTACGGATGGTAAAGATCGAGTAGATTTATTAATCAGACTGAGCGAAGCCTATCATGATTTTGATTATCCTAAAGCTATTGCTTTGGGATATGATGCGCTTGCTATTGCCAAAACCATTGCTTACCAAAAAGGTGTTTTCTTTGCGTACAATACCATTGGACTTTCTTATAATGCTTCCGGGCCTATCGACAGCGCTTACCTTTATACCAAGGTGGCACTTGATCTTGCCATTGTATTGGATGATCCTTACTGTTTGGCTATTGCTAAAAATAATATTGGCACTTATTATTTGAATCAAGGAAACTATCCCTTATCGCTACAGTATTTCCAAGAAGCCCTGGTGCATGATGGAGAGACTGGTGAATTTATAGATCCTATGTCAACTTATGCAAATATTGGGATTATCCATGAGGAGTTGGGAGATGAAAAAAAAGCTATTGACTATTATTTGAAATCAGCGGAAGCTGCCCGATTAAAAGGGGGGGAGGCCAATCTTGCGTATGCCCAGCTTGATATTGGTTATGTTGATTGTATGTTGGAAAAATATGATAGTGCCCTCCAGCATTATCAAGATGCTTTGGTCATCTACAAAAAATTAAAGCATCAAAATAGAGTAGCAGAAACGCTTTATTATATTGGAGAAATATATCAGTATCAAAAGTATTTTGAGAAGGCCCTTGCTATTCAAAAAGAAGCACTTCAAATATACCAGCAGATTCATTCAGTAGCTGATATTCCTAGTATGTATGGCGTTATTGCCAATCTTTATAAAGAAATGGAGCGTTATGAAGAGGCGATTGCTTATTACAAAGAGGCGATCAAATTGGCACAAGATGGCATATTAACCTCTCTTCTTCCCACAATGTATAAAGACTTATCAATGATCTATGTGGATATCCATGATTATGAGAATGCCTACCATTATAATGTAATGTATGAGGCTTTAAAGGATACGCTTTTTAATGAAATCACTCATGATCGAATAGCGAAACTAGAAACGACTTATGAGCTAAAAGTAGAACAAGCTGAAAATGAGAAATTAATCAACGAACAAAAACACCAAGCACTTATCCTTGGTCAGCGCACGCTGATGGCCATTGGGGCTAGTTTAATTGCTTTATTAGTGGTTATTATTACTATCATACTATATAAATCAAATCGAGTAAAAGCAAAACTCAATAGAGACCTTGAACAAAAAGTAGAGGAAAGAACCGCCGCCCTAGAAGCCGCCAACCAGAAACTCCTACAATCCAATGATGAACTGGAACGCTTTACTTACATTGCTTCTCATGACCTCAAAGAACCCCTTCGGAATATTACCAGTTTTGTAAACCTTATGCAACGAAAACTCGAAAAGATAGCTGACCCAGACTTGCAGGAGTACATGGGGTTTGTTACTCGAAACACCAAACAATTGTATGGCCTGGTGGAAGATATATTGGCCCATTCTCGGATCGGCGCTCAAGGTCAAAAAACGGGTAAAGCCATCGATTTGAATGTCCTGCTGGAAGAAATAAAAATGGGGCTTCGGAGTATGCTGGAAGAAAAAAACGCACAAATTTTTTCTGAAGAATTGCCGGTCATTCTAGGCCATAAATCCGAATTGTTTATGGTATTGAAAAACTTGGTGGAAAATGGTCTAAAATACAATGAGTCTCCAAATCCCCAAGTCCGAATTAATTGCAAACAGGAAAAAGACCAGGTATTATTTGAGGTCGCAGACAATGGCATTGGAATTGCCCCTGTTTATCACGATCGGATTTTTGAAATGTTCACTCGCCTAAATAACCGGAGTATCTACCTCGGCTCGGGTATCGGCCTGGCTACCTGCAAGAAAATAATACAAAAATACCAGGGCGAAATCTGGTTAGAGAGCAAAGTTGGTAAGGGTAGTACTTTTTTCTTTACCCTGCCCTTAAAAAAGATAAGCGAAAATCAGGTATTGGAAATGAAATGA
- a CDS encoding SMP-30/gluconolactonase/LRE family protein — MKSKLTLLVLLFPLIGFCQAVSKLIAKDAVLKQIGVDFSFTEGPAVDAMGNVYFTDQPNDRIMKWSTEGKIEVYLSPSGRANGLHFDHNGNLLACADEHNQLWQIAPNKEVTVLVKDFEGKKLNGPNDLWVDPKGGIYFTDPFYKRDYWNRTEKEIEKENVYYLSPDKKTLRIAAGDFVRPNGIIGTKNGKKLFVADINDKKTYTYTINPDGTLSNRTLFTEMGSDGMTLDSKGNLYLTGKGVTVFNKKGKQIAHIKVDEGWTSNVTFGGKQRKTLFITAMKSLYTLEMKVKGIR, encoded by the coding sequence ATGAAATCTAAATTAACACTGCTTGTATTATTATTCCCGCTAATCGGATTTTGCCAAGCTGTTTCGAAGCTTATTGCCAAGGATGCTGTGCTCAAACAAATAGGGGTAGACTTCAGCTTTACGGAAGGCCCGGCAGTTGATGCTATGGGCAATGTATATTTCACCGACCAGCCTAATGACCGGATCATGAAATGGTCGACCGAAGGTAAAATTGAAGTCTACCTGTCACCTTCAGGGCGGGCGAATGGCTTGCATTTTGATCACAATGGCAATTTACTGGCTTGCGCCGATGAGCACAATCAATTGTGGCAAATTGCCCCTAATAAAGAAGTTACCGTTTTAGTCAAAGATTTTGAAGGGAAAAAATTGAATGGACCAAACGACCTTTGGGTGGATCCAAAAGGCGGTATTTATTTTACTGACCCTTTTTACAAAAGAGACTATTGGAACCGAACCGAGAAAGAAATCGAAAAAGAGAATGTCTATTACCTTTCACCAGATAAAAAAACGCTACGCATCGCAGCAGGTGATTTCGTTCGCCCCAATGGTATTATCGGCACAAAAAACGGCAAAAAACTATTTGTGGCGGATATCAATGACAAAAAGACCTACACCTACACCATCAATCCTGATGGTACACTCTCCAATCGCACCCTTTTCACGGAGATGGGCTCAGATGGCATGACCCTAGATAGTAAAGGCAACCTTTACCTGACCGGGAAAGGAGTAACTGTCTTTAATAAGAAAGGGAAACAAATTGCACATATCAAGGTAGATGAAGGCTGGACGTCCAATGTCACCTTTGGCGGAAAGCAGCGCAAAACCTTGTTTATTACAGCCATGAAATCTTTGTATACGTTAGAAATGAAAGTAAAAGGAATACGATAA
- a CDS encoding HlyD family efflux transporter periplasmic adaptor subunit: MRRIITSVLGLLIILGAFLIARKLASLSNQPQPIEQKLILPVSVETVKNSNTPITLTTSGNLMAKNRVELYSEVSGIFENSAKEFKPGNAYSQGQTLLRINSDEHRANLKAQKSNLYNQLVLLMPDLRLDHAEGFPKWGEYISNFKVDEPLKAMPEPSSEKEKLFLSGKGIYTTYFNISNLEERLTKYIIKAPFSGILTEALVNPGALVRNGQKLGEFISAGVYEMEVNINIAYRNLLAVGKSVQLHNLEKTQHWTGKVIRVNGRVDQASQTIKVYIQVADNALKEGMYLAAELMAKEEEDTYELSRKLLFDENKVFVVRDSLLDVVVVNPIFFKETSVVVKGLTDGTLLLSKPVPGAYKGMQVAILQN; this comes from the coding sequence ATGCGAAGAATAATTACATCCGTTTTAGGCTTGCTTATCATATTGGGTGCGTTTTTGATTGCTAGAAAGTTAGCTTCCCTCAGCAACCAACCCCAACCTATCGAGCAAAAGTTAATCCTTCCGGTTTCAGTCGAAACGGTAAAAAATAGCAATACGCCTATCACCCTTACCACTAGTGGTAACCTCATGGCTAAAAACAGGGTGGAACTCTATTCCGAAGTGAGTGGCATTTTCGAGAACAGTGCCAAAGAGTTCAAACCAGGTAACGCTTATAGCCAAGGCCAAACCTTACTCCGTATCAACAGCGATGAGCACCGAGCCAACTTGAAAGCACAAAAAAGTAACCTCTATAATCAGCTGGTACTTCTCATGCCTGATTTACGGCTTGATCACGCTGAGGGCTTTCCTAAATGGGGAGAATATATTAGTAATTTTAAGGTAGATGAACCGCTTAAAGCCATGCCCGAGCCCAGTTCGGAAAAAGAAAAGCTATTTCTCTCGGGTAAAGGTATTTATACTACTTATTTCAACATCAGCAACCTCGAAGAGCGGCTTACAAAGTACATCATTAAGGCCCCCTTTTCTGGCATTTTGACAGAGGCCTTGGTCAACCCAGGCGCCTTGGTTCGCAACGGACAAAAATTGGGAGAGTTTATTAGCGCTGGTGTCTATGAAATGGAAGTGAATATCAATATTGCCTACCGCAATTTACTAGCTGTTGGGAAATCTGTCCAACTTCACAACCTCGAAAAAACACAGCATTGGACAGGTAAAGTGATTCGTGTCAATGGCAGAGTTGACCAGGCCTCGCAAACCATAAAAGTTTACATCCAAGTGGCGGATAATGCGCTCAAAGAAGGTATGTACCTCGCAGCGGAGTTGATGGCCAAAGAAGAAGAAGATACTTATGAGCTTAGTCGCAAACTTCTTTTTGATGAAAACAAGGTCTTTGTAGTAAGAGACAGCCTCCTTGATGTTGTTGTCGTAAATCCCATTTTCTTCAAAGAGACATCAGTGGTGGTTAAAGGTCTCACCGATGGAACCTTGCTCCTCTCCAAACCTGTTCCTGGTGCTTACAAAGGCATGCAGGTCGCTATCCTCCAAAATTAA
- a CDS encoding PadR family transcriptional regulator — protein sequence MRRGILELCVLSIIAEGEIYPSDIIRKLKGSQLIVVEGTLYPLLTRLKNADLLEYTWKESSLGPPRKYYQITSQGRTFLEGLLDTWTELVHAVNNATKNILTNE from the coding sequence ATGAGAAGAGGCATATTAGAACTCTGTGTCCTCTCCATAATAGCGGAAGGAGAGATATATCCTTCGGATATTATCAGGAAGCTAAAAGGATCACAATTAATCGTTGTCGAAGGAACCTTATATCCGCTGCTCACCCGGCTTAAGAATGCAGACCTGCTGGAATACACCTGGAAGGAGTCAAGCTTAGGCCCTCCGCGTAAGTATTACCAAATAACTAGTCAAGGTCGGACCTTTTTGGAAGGCTTACTGGATACCTGGACGGAGCTGGTACATGCCGTAAATAACGCTACTAAAAACATCCTCACTAATGAATAA
- the nudK gene encoding GDP-mannose pyrophosphatase NudK: MNTKVKINKEETLSNNWYTLRKYVFDYQKADGSWETQEREAYDRGNGAAILLYNQARGTVILTRQFRMPTYVNGNPSGMLIEVCAGLLDEDNAEDCIRRETEEETGYKIKDVQKVFEAYMSPGSVTEVLHFFVAAYTKEMKVNEGGGLEEEHENIEVIEMPFEDAYAMIQKREIKDAKTIMLLQYAKLNGLC; encoded by the coding sequence ATGAATACAAAGGTAAAAATCAACAAAGAGGAAACGCTTTCCAACAATTGGTACACCCTACGCAAATATGTTTTTGATTACCAAAAAGCGGATGGTAGCTGGGAAACACAAGAGCGGGAAGCCTATGACAGGGGCAATGGCGCGGCTATTCTGCTATACAATCAAGCACGGGGAACGGTCATCCTGACCCGGCAATTTCGGATGCCAACCTATGTCAATGGCAACCCATCAGGTATGCTCATCGAAGTATGTGCGGGGCTATTGGATGAAGACAATGCGGAAGATTGTATTCGCAGAGAAACGGAGGAAGAGACGGGTTATAAAATAAAAGACGTTCAGAAGGTATTTGAAGCTTACATGTCGCCTGGCTCCGTCACGGAGGTGCTCCATTTTTTCGTTGCGGCTTACACCAAGGAGATGAAAGTCAATGAAGGTGGTGGATTAGAAGAAGAGCACGAAAACATCGAAGTCATTGAAATGCCATTTGAGGACGCCTATGCCATGATACAAAAAAGAGAGATAAAGGATGCGAAAACGATCATGTTGTTGCAATATGCCAAGTTGAATGGCTTATGTTGA
- a CDS encoding PspC domain-containing protein, with protein sequence MNKIVTINLGGYPFTIDEDAYAQLRKYLEAVRLHFQAVQGFEEITSDIETRLAEIFQEKLGDRPIVTLKNVEEAIAIMGRPEDFDADASIEADAEPEAKKEKGNYKTGKRLFRNPDDQVVSGVCAGIAAYFGIQDPVWVRILFVLFTISGGFGLTVYVILWAILPEAKTAGDRLSMRGEAINVSNIGKIIQEEVAHISKKVSEFGEEINAKEKMKSFGLKLDGESLKKGVDTLGYIFKRAIEIAISIIKPILFIMAVGILIALLVTWIVSVVGIFVGMPLAERVLPGQGMLSGLFVFNLLFLIGVPLLSIALGAFRLVFGTRVSKNWGIGLTSFFIINVISFFALASFVGREFSTDTSVSLRLNPGNLKGDTVALSLTSFDFDIDGGSFFEAFDEIEKGVFGVDVELSIKKGENAYFELEQETLSRGRNQEDANLLATQLTVPIQIKDHQIIFPERFPLQKDQKWRHQRVKLTLLVPEHSFVKIDRKVSRILQAVDLENGKINPWRERDAFWEMRPEGLSCISCDKVENSDGVNVHDERLSVKDFNTLRIEGEMKIMVDQADRFSIRLSGPAKYTDQVKINQTGEHLTILSAIEHPDAPIRLFITLPTLNSIEILHTDDIRINGFHQPFMQLYSEGKFGIKTYLELDSLLVRQVQGNELDMNGRYGFLDATLAQGTSLDAEKANLGEVRIDIKENSRASLAYVANLAKRKDESSRLRTEGSGKISEY encoded by the coding sequence ATGAATAAAATAGTCACAATTAATCTTGGCGGTTATCCTTTCACCATAGATGAAGATGCCTACGCACAACTAAGAAAATACTTAGAAGCGGTTCGGCTACATTTCCAGGCTGTTCAAGGATTCGAAGAAATCACCTCAGATATAGAAACCCGTTTAGCTGAAATTTTCCAGGAAAAACTGGGAGATCGCCCGATTGTTACCTTAAAAAATGTCGAAGAAGCCATTGCCATCATGGGGCGTCCGGAGGATTTTGATGCAGATGCTAGTATAGAAGCAGATGCCGAACCGGAGGCCAAGAAAGAGAAAGGCAATTACAAAACAGGCAAACGTCTTTTTAGAAACCCTGATGATCAGGTAGTTTCAGGTGTTTGTGCAGGTATTGCTGCCTATTTCGGCATTCAAGACCCGGTTTGGGTGCGAATATTATTCGTATTGTTTACGATTTCCGGCGGTTTTGGCCTTACAGTGTATGTCATCCTCTGGGCGATATTACCTGAAGCCAAAACTGCAGGTGATCGGCTTTCTATGCGTGGCGAAGCCATCAATGTATCCAATATTGGTAAAATCATCCAGGAAGAGGTAGCGCACATCTCTAAAAAAGTAAGTGAGTTTGGAGAGGAAATAAATGCCAAAGAAAAGATGAAAAGCTTTGGGCTGAAATTGGATGGCGAATCACTTAAGAAAGGGGTGGATACCTTAGGTTATATCTTTAAACGGGCGATTGAAATTGCCATCAGTATTATTAAGCCCATCTTATTTATCATGGCAGTGGGCATACTCATTGCGCTGTTAGTGACTTGGATCGTATCTGTGGTTGGAATTTTTGTGGGAATGCCTTTAGCTGAAAGGGTGCTGCCTGGGCAGGGGATGTTATCCGGCTTGTTTGTTTTCAATTTATTGTTTTTAATAGGCGTGCCCCTGTTGAGTATTGCCTTAGGTGCTTTCCGCCTGGTTTTCGGAACGAGGGTAAGTAAAAATTGGGGGATTGGACTAACCAGTTTTTTTATCATAAATGTCATTAGCTTTTTTGCCTTGGCCAGTTTTGTTGGAAGGGAATTCAGCACCGATACGAGTGTTAGTCTGCGACTTAATCCAGGTAATCTCAAAGGAGATACTGTGGCTTTATCTTTGACTTCTTTCGATTTTGATATCGATGGCGGTTCTTTTTTTGAAGCTTTCGATGAAATTGAGAAAGGGGTTTTTGGTGTAGATGTGGAGTTGTCGATTAAGAAAGGAGAAAACGCCTATTTTGAATTAGAACAGGAAACCTTATCTCGCGGGCGAAACCAGGAGGATGCCAACCTTTTGGCTACCCAACTCACCGTACCCATTCAAATTAAAGACCATCAAATTATTTTTCCTGAGCGATTTCCTTTACAAAAAGACCAAAAATGGCGCCACCAGCGGGTGAAATTGACATTGTTGGTTCCTGAACATAGTTTTGTGAAAATAGATAGAAAGGTGAGTCGCATTTTACAGGCTGTCGATTTAGAAAATGGCAAAATAAATCCTTGGAGAGAAAGAGATGCTTTTTGGGAAATGCGACCCGAAGGCTTGAGTTGTATCTCTTGTGATAAGGTAGAAAATTCGGACGGAGTCAATGTCCACGATGAACGCTTATCCGTAAAAGATTTTAATACGCTGCGCATAGAAGGGGAGATGAAAATCATGGTGGACCAGGCCGATCGCTTTTCCATACGTTTGTCAGGTCCAGCAAAATATACTGATCAGGTAAAAATTAACCAAACAGGGGAGCACCTGACTATCCTATCAGCTATCGAACATCCGGATGCCCCCATCCGTTTATTCATCACCCTACCAACATTGAATTCGATCGAAATTCTTCATACCGATGATATTCGCATTAATGGTTTTCACCAGCCTTTTATGCAATTGTATAGCGAAGGCAAATTTGGAATCAAAACCTACCTTGAATTGGATAGTTTATTGGTCCGACAAGTACAGGGGAATGAATTGGATATGAATGGTCGTTATGGTTTCCTGGATGCCACCCTCGCGCAAGGAACAAGCCTCGATGCGGAGAAGGCGAACCTAGGTGAAGTTCGTATTGATATCAAAGAAAATAGCCGGGCAAGCCTGGCTTATGTCGCTAATTTAGCTAAGCGGAAAGATGAATCGAGCCGCCTCCGCACCGAAGGCAGCGGAAAGATCAGCGAATATTAA
- a CDS encoding MarR family transcriptional regulator — protein sequence MPLPDLEKNILPWIGKTAKMMAIFMMEKFKQHHLDLTLEQLIMLKILHDEDGRPQHDLALVTERHKASLTRLIGTMEKKNLVIRIPHKTDKRVNCIFLTKHGRDYFQSTLPILREAMQDIQTGLGAEEVNSLIQTLKKVQTNLKV from the coding sequence ATGCCATTACCAGATTTAGAAAAAAACATCTTGCCATGGATCGGGAAAACAGCTAAAATGATGGCCATTTTCATGATGGAAAAGTTCAAGCAACACCACTTGGACTTGACCTTGGAACAGCTTATTATGCTTAAAATCCTACATGATGAAGATGGACGACCACAGCATGACCTGGCGCTTGTGACGGAGCGTCACAAGGCTTCCCTTACTAGACTGATTGGCACAATGGAAAAGAAAAATCTGGTTATTCGAATTCCCCACAAAACGGACAAGCGTGTCAATTGCATCTTCCTGACAAAACATGGGCGGGATTACTTCCAATCCACTTTACCTATTTTGAGGGAGGCCATGCAGGATATACAAACTGGGCTTGGCGCCGAAGAAGTCAACAGCTTGATCCAAACTTTAAAAAAGGTACAAACAAATTTGAAGGTATAA
- a CDS encoding nucleoside hydrolase yields the protein MALKKLLFDHDGGVDDLLSLMLVLTMKHVQLKGISITPADCIADYAEESTYKLLQLFGKENIPVGVGNYHGINAFPREWRAGPMVLNALPMMINLDIQQQKEKTLGSVALLATQLSNAAEKVTVLLTGPCSNLVITLAEFPELLEKVEEVIWMGGAVDTGGNVVTYNHNSTAEWNVFWDPLSAQKLLEYQVPLTLIPLDVTNAVPVGYDFLKRLANQSSYLVAHLAGQFWATTLNTIPAYEYTYYMWDILATSYLGIPEAFHFENMELEVATKAPNAGQTLRKKGSGHWVKVAKSVDKEIFYDYILQQFKINF from the coding sequence ATGGCCCTAAAAAAGCTCCTCTTCGATCACGATGGCGGTGTTGACGATTTGCTCTCTTTGATGCTGGTGCTGACGATGAAACATGTCCAATTAAAAGGTATATCTATCACGCCAGCTGATTGTATTGCCGATTATGCGGAAGAGAGCACCTACAAGTTGCTACAGCTTTTCGGAAAAGAAAACATCCCGGTTGGTGTGGGTAATTACCATGGCATTAATGCCTTCCCCAGAGAATGGAGAGCTGGCCCTATGGTACTGAACGCCTTGCCAATGATGATCAACTTAGATATTCAACAACAAAAAGAAAAGACCCTGGGAAGTGTAGCGCTGCTGGCAACCCAATTGAGCAATGCAGCGGAAAAGGTCACTGTTCTACTCACGGGGCCCTGTTCCAATTTGGTCATCACCTTGGCCGAATTCCCCGAACTATTGGAGAAAGTGGAGGAGGTAATTTGGATGGGAGGAGCGGTGGATACTGGCGGAAATGTCGTTACGTATAACCACAATAGTACGGCAGAATGGAATGTTTTTTGGGATCCACTTTCTGCGCAAAAACTGTTGGAATACCAGGTTCCACTCACACTTATTCCTTTAGATGTTACCAATGCCGTCCCAGTTGGTTATGATTTTTTGAAACGCCTGGCAAATCAATCCAGTTACCTGGTTGCTCATCTTGCAGGACAATTCTGGGCGACAACCTTGAACACCATTCCTGCGTATGAATATACGTATTACATGTGGGATATTTTAGCGACCAGCTACTTGGGAATCCCTGAAGCTTTTCATTTTGAAAACATGGAACTGGAAGTGGCTACTAAAGCACCAAATGCAGGCCAAACCTTGCGAAAGAAAGGATCGGGTCATTGGGTGAAGGTGGCCAAATCCGTAGACAAGGAAATTTTTTACGACTATATTTTGCAACAGTTTAAAATTAACTTTTGA